Proteins co-encoded in one Kribbella qitaiheensis genomic window:
- a CDS encoding DUF6308 family protein: protein MNIGSRKIVVDEAIAQLRLYAETNGAVLKYYDGLPGMNNIGGSDPDRIMLEDLARTMLIGSDLRALDIVWLLEVEADKEFAAVPVDARLEDAAPGSPLFEAATELDEKFSGHRGFGHAKKAKLLHLKRPYLFPVSDSFIRMTYSDASAGPDFLAAVHRDLVNPANVRDFKLLQVRLIAEPATSAARLLAEAPTLRLLDILASLLGEAK, encoded by the coding sequence ATGAACATCGGCAGTAGGAAGATCGTCGTGGACGAGGCAATCGCGCAGCTGCGGCTGTACGCCGAGACGAACGGCGCGGTGCTCAAGTACTACGACGGTCTGCCCGGAATGAATAACATCGGCGGGTCCGACCCGGATCGAATCATGTTGGAGGATCTGGCCCGGACGATGCTGATCGGGTCGGATCTCCGCGCCCTGGACATCGTCTGGCTGCTCGAGGTGGAAGCGGACAAGGAGTTCGCCGCGGTCCCGGTCGACGCGCGACTCGAGGACGCCGCGCCCGGCAGCCCGCTGTTCGAGGCGGCCACCGAGCTCGACGAGAAGTTCTCCGGCCACCGCGGCTTCGGCCACGCGAAGAAGGCCAAGCTGCTGCACCTCAAGCGGCCATATCTCTTCCCCGTCAGCGACAGCTTCATCCGGATGACCTACAGCGACGCCTCCGCCGGCCCCGACTTCCTGGCCGCCGTGCACCGCGACCTGGTCAACCCGGCGAACGTCCGCGACTTCAAGCTGCTCCAGGTCCGCCTGATCGCCGAGCCGGCCACCTCCGCCGCCCGGCTGCTCGCCGAGGCCCCCACCCTCCGCCTCCTCGATATCCTCGCCTCCCTCCTCGGCGAAGCGAAGTAG